In Triplophysa rosa linkage group LG2, Trosa_1v2, whole genome shotgun sequence, the genomic window atagacctattgtattatgcttgtttttcttatcaagaacatgttaaacaaaataaacaagataaccatatatcacagactttcaatatgcgtgttgttcattttgttttgtatgatTTCGCTTCGTGCATGTTagtgcattatgaatatttaatgacagttataagcttgatgtgaaattgtgactaaataactaaaattacgtattttttcacttaatttaaataaatgaatatttgttttttatgagctcaaatattctaatatgaaattattgaaaatgcCCATCCCCAGTGCTAGCGCTCTTTGGCAGTATTTCAGAGTGGACTAACCAGCCAGTAAAACTGCgacttaagaaaaataatattactgtcaaatgtctgtcagataataaaaatactctaatttactgtatgaattggttcatgttcatttgtttatgttcatgttaaGGGATAATTCTGAAGCacaccataaaataattatatcaatTCACACTAGTGTATATACTAGTAGGGCTAGTATACACAGCTGTATACAGATACACACCCTGGTATCAGATCATTACTCGGTATCGGCTGATACCCCGAGACCAGGTATCGGAATCGGTATTGGGAAGGAAAAAAGGGTATCGGAACATCTCTACTTGAAATAATCAAAGCATtgtataatgcatattttaagtgtaacgaagtaaaagtgcaaacaacctttctacatttgaactggccctctcctaccaagTGCACAACGctttttgtttgacagatgttttggtcgtcagtcataACAGTGTTGTAGGTGTTCAAGaagaaatactcaccggcacattatcattgctcgtggccgggagaTTGGTGTgtcttcgtacagatgtaataacgtaaaagtatctatccatttctcaaagagccctaaacgattcctccgaagcaGTTCAAATtttccgcttctctaagctcctccctaccgcgagtccagtgtgctcaAATGATTTGCTCAAATGATCACAGTGTGCTCAAATGATGTGCTCAAATGATCACAACTGATTTGGCCAACTGGCcaaatcagttgtgattggtctttcttcatacactgcgtgtcagaaacgaaacgcACATTACCACAGTTattatctcaggaaggtttttgtaaacaaagacgctgtaAGTGcataaaaatggcatcagtattaccatatcacaagtaCTCCAtctatcttcataaaccattcagactattgttttctatTGATATTTTTTCGTCATACCggtgggagaacaacaacggctctatccaaaagtttatcattactttgattatacagagaggagtaactgagcaagttagcgagagcttccaaagataatgcacacacctttatataataaaatgatagtGCTGCagtccatttttaaaataatgacaagaaaAACCGTTTagtttgaaggggatcgtgactaaactttgcacacttgacaaaaccataatgtgagacgttagcaaagtgctaccgtgactaaacgatagagggatacagtttgtacaatactacgacatgtagaacgacaacagtcttcaataaccgccacattattaggtaaaagttggattattaaaactgttacactgttatacgttgtttacctggaaacctacagctgtactacatatacacggattagcacaattacttgATATTGTAAaaactcaatttaacatgtacacaacGTATTTATCTGTCACGAAAcatgtggaagaacccaattgcaggcagcagaggttgaaggggttaacaaaaacacttttattattaacaaaaaaaaaaaacaaagacccacgatggggtatcacaacataaaacaggataaataacaggacgaagactaactgacactaaactagacagcaCTTGAcataataaactaaacaaaacacttactaagatAGACGAAACAGCCACAACAGGAACATGCAATGACGGTAGACGCttgacgagcaacaagacaaactGGAAACAATGACTGAGCCAAGGACAacgaaacatgagggtattatatagggagacagacaaaggataattagcaaggggcaggtgtgggtaatgaaacactcagggaacgttaacaaggaaacgagatggcgggaacaaagacgcggaccggagagaaagagtatggaaggccgaaaggacaataatctctctctccacataaaacctaaggctttgtcatgggtgctacaagaccaagaataaacatgacatgaagaagcagagtcatgacatttatcatacttacaggttgtggttctgagacgcttattggtccaaataaagttggtattgacttatctttcAGGGTCAagcggctggcaaatcccgcgttgaactctccaaaatttgagaagcagtcgtcAGTAAAATGAGGAGCACATaacacaaggttggaattgtactgcagcAGTGGTATCGTGGAAAAAAATTAGCCACTGATCcttgggcggttcggagtcgactccttactttggaagccaatatcttaatttatcatggactttttggaataacaactttgcagatcgtcaaaattgaaggaaagctacgttacacactgcaatgccggtaattttatgagattcatgaaacctgctctttaagtaaaacttaaggtatacttaaggacacacttaaattacacttaaggtgctttatgcaaccgggacCAGGCTAGTTGCGTGTATGAGCTCGTTGGACACTGGTGTGCACCGGGTGGCTGGTTTTGACACAGAgctgttaaataaacaatggcgcAAACAAGCATCTCGTGTGTGTTTCGGGTTAAAGAAcgtgtttcttaatgtgacaactaaaaaccaacagactgatgaaaatgcgCGACATTGGTACAAAGCAAAGCGTCCCGGGTGGTCACCCTAATTAACCTGTATCTCACTTTCATAATATTATGAAcgatatacaaaataataatacaaaataatataaataaaaatgaaataagtaaacaaaataaacagttttatgcatttgtttatattttatatttattttactttaaatatgtttaaaaagtgaagtctctctctcacacatatTGTTAGGCTATCTGCTTTGCCAATGTAAACgaattttacttatttaattgtatttaattatattttttcttattcatCATTAGCCTATTTCTTATAGTTTTCGAATTCTTTGCACAAAGTATGCTGTGTTTTGAAATTGTCATACCTTTGTAGCAGGCCCGGATCCGGGGGGGGGGCACGGGGGGACCCTATCAGAAGCTTTGCCCACCCTACCTCcacccagagccgttgaaagAGAGGATCCGTGAACCGCCGTTGCTGTGAAAATCTGTTCCATTGCAGTGAACGGAATTGGCTCTGCGTCCACCCTGCCCCCACACCACATAACAGCCAGGGGCGTCCCACCCAaacacccacacttttcccggtgagagggttcaacaccctcactttttctgcagtttttccgcagttttgcacaaacgccttacagcagtcgctcctccatttctctggccgctctgtgtctcccctccctttcaaacatgacaccggctttgagtgtgaccggctgatgattggctgttctgccttaagtctcttatggttatggttatttacatctcgcttttccaggtactttgaatgagtgtttatgctttcgaggtttttaaataagcttgatatgtgtttgggaagatgttctgtttatgttttgttgacatgtcgagtgttttctgtattatatttcgttttttagactaatgctagttgggatattgttcagcggctagctaaattcggttatgtatgtggcatgcaatgtataaagtaattgtgatgaagaaggcagggaattgacgaggaggagggacaaattgtcattgttaagcagtgtatttatgggtttattgccagtgcaattgattttgatattttgagcattgtttgttgattagctgaatacttttgtggatacttgcttgttgtgtttgattgtacctgttgaggagaaaaaagtgagaaataatgtcattgtttgcatacctgttgaagaactatgaaagaaaagtgtactgtatattattttaatgtttaaaaatagtaaattgttacattatttataccaccagagaaaaagctttgtgtgggcgtttttttttatatctccccttttcaaggcgcaagtaagcaaaatagtcacagtcctgtcagacccatgtcactatcaagcttaccacagtgtgtgtttttatacttttctagtatcattcatttaaatgggaagctttttatatattgtatgtTATTATACCCtttgtacccttctgtcattgtattcatcgtttttattgttaacaaacaaaccacatccatcccccgcacttttgaaaagtTTGCTACGCCCCTGAAGCCtgtcagggtcctgtccttcctattcggagttttcgtgtcttgtggacagggtcgtgacagtaccatgtcttgtgtgtgtgtttcaacttgtgtggagacacgtggcggattgttttgacatttcgccgcgtgtcctcctgtctttcgtttagctccgcccccttgtttctccgttagtgtttcatctccctcacctgtcccaatCATCTTCCCGCCAGTTCTCATTTatgttaagtcttgtcacctgcccgtcaccgtCCCTGTGTGGTTATCCCTCTTCAGTTTTCCCCTTTGTAGTCCTGTCTTTATTCCCtgtcggttcattgtgtgtgtgtgcctgcctgcgtgcgtgcgtgcgtgcgtgctcctctgtccttgtccttgTTCTGTATTCATCGTGGATTGCGTGTTTCCCTGGACTATTATTTCCTGTTTGGATTTATTATTTGGACTAttctttgtttactttattccccGTTCGGGAGGTATTTTAGTTTCATTCCTGGTTTTGGTTTTGTACCGTTTTCCCTATCGTGGGTTTTTATTTGTCTTATTAAAGTCTTCTTATGTTTAACCCGTCAagctgcctgcgtttgggttctgtcTTCTCCTTCATACCCTGACACAGCCAATCACAATATTAATGCGATATTCAAGTCAGCTCCAGATATTTGTCTTTTTTCGAATGACATCAAAGTGCCGCGAGAGCTGAGCTCCGTGTGCTTTCAAAACTTTCTCGAGGTACTCTGATGTCAGATAttcgccgatcggtctgcagCATTTCAAAAAGTCGATCATACCTAATGCAAAGTCAGAAGACACATATGTGGTATTTTGTGAGTATCTTCACTTTTTAAATCGttatatgttagatataatgaagtttaattgaatGGAGGCCTAATGTAAACCTTTAGACTAAATTGTTTATAAGTAATGGAAATCATTTTTATGAGCCCCATATGATGCACTCTTTcgtttgtttcactgtttttgaGTTGACTGTCTATGCACATGTTATCTTATCGAAGGAAAAGAACAATTGATCTCACAAGGATCATAAGTGAGTCTGTGGTCTGTGGacataaatcaagttattaGTACTGAAGTCATtgaaattaatatatatatatatatactgtatatatatgttaCCCCTCCGCCTACCTGGAAAATCACTTGGCCCACCTTTCATCTCATATCTGGAGCCGGGACTGCTTTGTAGTgctaaaataagcaaaaatatttgtaacGTTTCTGTaaatggaagcatattggtagcaaatttcaatttgaaattcaatacgcaaaatggcatagcagtatgtaaaatgacaatgcatttatgtatttaaatatacattcaaAACATCATATGTGCAACAtcaggtgcaaaatgaaaatgaaaattcaataataGCCTATAATTTAAATTTGTCAGTTCCTGCATCAGtgttaatatataatttaaatagatATTTTAACGCAGTTTaaattgcaaaatgaaaatgaaaatgcattccccagattgatttaatatgtttaaggatagtcaagcaaaactgtaacaaaatgataattaaaatgtcattttccctAAATCCATcattaacaggttgaacatttgggattgcattttcatttacgcGTTGAGTGTTGCAAGTGTTGCGCGTTGAGTGTTGCAAAATTTgatgtggacttgaaaatgcattttgaatgtttttgctCGTTACGTGCGTTGATGTGCGGTTGCAGTGCAGTGCAGACAGAGctaataaaagcattaaatcacATGCACACGAATTGTACAAAGACAAAAATTACTTAAGTGTTTCTTAAGATTGTTACATGTCTGTAGATGACTAGTAGCTACATTGTTAGAACATCTCGCAGAGAATCCTCTGCCTTATTAGGCAGTGAGCTCGCTTTGCTGAACGTCTCATGTTGACTTTCTCATACGCGTGCAGATGCGTTTTCATAatgaacacattcagtatttggACTGTTGTCTTTTAGTCCTAATATCTTCACAAAATCATTCAGAAATGGTCGTTTTGTGAGGCGACTCTGCAGTAATCGAGTTAAACTGCATCTGTACAGCACAAACGCAACCCATCCATGTGAAAAACACCTGTCTGTTCTGTGGTACTTTCGTGCTGGAGGAAGtaaggggagagattatgcaCAAATATATGTAAACATTGCCAAAGATAAGATctgcccttacgaaaattaccCTTGTTTTCCTATTCATCCGGAATTCCGGATGCTGCAGTTTGGGCTGTGACAGATCCAGTGTAGGGGTCGACCGATTATCGCCCTGGCCGATTATCAACGTTGATATTATGCATTTTTATGATTATCGACATCGGCCATTTTAAAAGCCTATTTGCCGATAAATTCAGCTCTAAATTGGCTCTAATGCAGTCTCCTCTGTTGTAACAAGCCACTCTCTGGCCTAGAGCAATGCCCGCCCAACGCCCATCTGATTTGCTGAAAGTCACGAGTCCGGCCAATCAACGCGGAAGGCTGAAGACACTGAAAGGATAGCACTCTTGCACTGAGAGCATTTGCTAGCTCGAGCTGCTTCAGTGATAGCGCAACAGTTGACAGAATAGGCatttgcacattattttaaGTCATGCCAATTCACAAATacaaatcattttaaagcaTCAAGTACTCGCGTACTCTCAAATGAAGATCTTCAGTCAGTGCACACACGGGACACAGCCGCCACTCAAACTGCTCGCAACAAGTGTCAGATTGAGTTATTTTCGCAAATTATTACATGTAAATGTTCAGACGCACATAATGCCTGCAAGTGTACATGTAagcaaaaaaaaatataaaaagagaaaaaaaaaaaatgaaaaaaaaatataaaaaaagtaatatatatatatataaaaacacaacaacaaatatttttattaatacaaagaaaaaaaaaaaaaatacaaaaataatattaataaaaaaaaaaaaaataaaaaataaaaaaaaaaaataattatactaatattaataaaaaataataataaacaaaaaattgttttgcttttgtaaaagaatgaaaatataCAGGCCATGCTTTCAGACATCTCTCTCCGCATGCATATTTCTAAAACGCGACATTAAAACAGACTTAAACTCTGAGAATACTCATCATAGAAACGTAATGAATATGTCTAAAGAAAGCTTGAAGTGTCTAATTTTAAATGatccaattaatattaatattctcTGATTATGTACCATGTATGAAAGTAAAGACAGGTATAGTTTCTCCCGCATCACCTCATTATGTGATCACATCCTGGCTTGCCCAGAGTGCTCTATTTCATCTGCGCAAGCCCCAAGCAATGgaacaacaaaacagcaagatTCTTTGTCAAATATGTTGATTTTACTGCGAGTTTGGCCATGTACGACAGATCTTCAGACAGTCCTAAACAAAGAGGAAAGGTTTACattccgtttaaaaaaatcaccacTCCGAGGATAAACGGTTTCATTGCAAAGGCATCAAGTGGAGTGCATTCTTTCTGACGAgtattgtttctttctttccttaCTGTTTACCATggtgttactatagtaaacgtgtagtaaccatggtttttgggCAGCGTCTTTGTCAGAGCTCTTGTTATTCTtaatttttaacatattttttatttttacaacagACATATATATCGGTTCAAAATATCGGTTATCGGTCTACTTGATCTGTAATAATCGATATCGACATCGGCCCTGAAAACCGCATATCGGTCGACCCCCTAATCCAGTGTAACTCAATTCCTGAAGTTACGGAAATGTTGCGCCACAAAAACAATTTCTGAATGATTATGTTAAGATATCCACTAAGAAGACAACAAATACTTAATGTGTTTATGATGAAAACGTGTGTGTGGAAgcgatttaatgcttttatcagCACGTTTTTAACCGCACATCAACGAgtagaaatgcattttcaagtcctCATTTAATTTAGCAACACTCAATGCACTgcgtgtaaatgaaaatgcaatcccaaatgttcaacctgttaatgttaatggatttagggaaaataacatttgaatgatcatATTGAcacagttttgcttgactatcttaaacatataaaATCAGTCTGGGGAATGCATTTAATTTTGCAaattaaagagcgttaaaatatatatttaaattatatattaaaactgatgtaggaactgacaaatttcaattatattattgaattttcattttgcagctaatgttgcacatatgttgttttaaatgtatatttaattacataaatgcagtgtcattttacaaactgcattgccattttgcgtattgaatttcaaattgaaatatgctaccaatatgcttccatatcCTTATGCTTGTCAAATGATTACAACAGTAGATCTGGCCGCTACGCCCCTCTCGCGCTCAGTGCTTCAAGTCAGTCTGTAGCTCCTGCAGTCAGAAGATTACGCACGCACAGCCATTTATCGCAGCGACTTGGACTTGCCTCCTGTTGAAACTTGTCAAGGTTTTAATAACAAACACGTAGTCACTAAGGTATATGCATGGTTTTATTTGCCCAGCATGTTTACCTTTTCATTTTCTGATCTATCTTTGACCTTGTttgcattaatacattttatacaaatatatattttatttataatacgtTTTAATTTCTTCATCCACATGAAAATGCTTACATCCACGTACTGCGGATGAGTAGATAAGACTTCAACCAGTGTCATTTCTGTcaagcatgtttttattttacatgtttttattgtcaaGGCAATGTATGAGAAAGGCATTATTATTAGTTTTTAGACGAGGCAGGGATGTTGCTATGAGTAAACTAAAAAACTTCAGAGCAGCCTAAACAATTACATGGCgatgtttacatgtttcacaaacattttccttTTCCTGTAATGTAATGCTTTTAAatgctattttaatataaaaatataacccGTCGAGCTTCATATATTTTGCAGCACGTGTCATGTTTCTTGAGGAGATCTTCTGTATGTCTACTTCTGGAGTGACTGTGCTCCTCTGTGTCTTCTCTCTGCTCCTGCTGGCTCTCCGTGGTCAGCGAAGAACATGTGGCACCTTGCCTCCAGGTCCCAGACCATGGCCGCTAGTTGGCAATCTCCTCCAGATTGGGGAACAGGTCCATTTGTCCCTAACTAACCTGAGGGTTCAGTATGGAGATGTGTTCCAGATGAAGATGGGTTCTCTTGTGGTGGTGGTTTTGAGCGGCTATTCTACGGTCAAAGAGGCTTTGGTGCGACAAGGAGAGGCATTTGCCGGACGTCCTGATTTTTTCTCCTTCTCGGCGATCGCTAATGGCGAAAGCATGACATTTAGTGAGAAGTATGGTGAAGCTTGGGTGCTTCACAAAAAGATTTGCAGAAATGCTTTGAAGACCTTCTCGCAAGCTGAAGCCAGAGACTCGAGTGCTTCTTGTCTCTTAGAGGAACATATCTGTGCAGAAGCCTTGGAGATGGTGGAGGCTCTGAAGGAACAAGGAGATGAGGCTGGAGAGGAGGGGATCGATCCCTCAATACTGCTTGTGACCTCGGTTGCCAATGTGGTTTGCGCTCTGTGTTTTGGGAAGAGATACGACTATAATGATACAGAGTTCCTAACCATTGTCAACATTAATACGGAAGTTCTGCGCATCTTCGCTGCGGGGAATCTGGCGGACTTCTTTCCCATCTTTCGTTACCTACCCAGTCCCTCTTTGAGAAAGATGTTTCAGTTCATAAACAGGATGAATGATTTTATGGAACACAACATCAAGGAACATCTCAATACCTTTGATAGGGTAAACCAATATCTATAATAACCTATATTATGCCATtgtgttagagagagagagacaaacttATCTTGGATGTAGATGTAACTGAACCCAAATATTGTTAATGTCAGGATGCTCAGATGTGTCTCTTCTCATGAGTTCTTATCAGTAGACAAAGAAAGGAAAGTTTAAGACCTGTGACGAAAATTGGTTGCGCTACAGTGTCTTTCTCAGCATCTGTTTGCACTTTATCTGAAGAGCTTAAGAGTATTATTTAAAGTCAGTAATGTCTTCCATGTTGAATCCATTACAAATTTAAATAACTATGGAAAAGGTTACAAGGTTCCTATAGAAAAACTTTGATTTAAATttgatataacaatttattaggTAGATTTATTtcgatttttaaataaatgcataatataattttaatagcTTATGGTCGACGTGTCTGCTATTTTTTGCACACATTGTTTGGTAGCTACAGTATATAGAATGATTTCAAAGAGAAAACTGTAAACTGGAGCACTGTGTGAAACTTGAATTCTTTCTTCAGACCGCCTATAAACTGAGAATTTTGTTTATACACACTGAAATGTTCGCATGCACAGTTGAATTCAGTATAAACAGTTCCGCAGACGGCACACATGCGTACATTGCCAGGAACAAGATGAACATAGATGTGATATAAGAGTGAGTAAAGGGATTCAATAGGtatcactcttaaaaataaaggtgcataAAAggttccacaaaaaaaaaattttaaatacaaaaaaaaacaattaaaaaaaagataattaaaaaaacaaaaaattaataaatttttaaaaaaaaaaaaaaaatttttttgccacaaagaaccttttgtgaaacagaaaggataTTAATAGAACCAAAAGGCTCTGCATGGCATCGAATCACCTTTTTTGAAGAGTGTAGTATTCTTTTTACACTGTCAATGTGATTGTATTGACATGTCATTTGTGCAGAACTGTATCCGGGACATCACAGATGCTTTAATAGCAATGTGTGAAGACAGAGATGAGGACGGAGAGAAAGCTACACTCAGCAATTCACAGATCGTGCACAGTGTCATCGACATCTTTGGAGCCGGTAAGAAACCACAAATCAAAAGCATGAAAAAGAGAGTATAAACAACATTGCGTCAACAGTACTACAGTTTGTGCTCTGCATGTAGAACAGAGAATTTTTTGTGTATATAGAAGAGTCATGATTAATTGCATTAGGTAAAAATTCATTGCAGTTTGCCAGACATAAAAACATGCCTTCCAGGGCTCCAGTTTTTCTCCATGGGATGTTGTTACACTAATAGCTTTGCTTGTAAAAGACACGCATTTACATCCAAAACCAGATGTTTTTCCTGGCTCTGTGCTTTTGTCACAAGGACCAGGCTGCAGACTGATCTGCCAGAATTTAAGTTCTTCTAAGAATTTGCCTTGGatgtatgtttttcatttgggctTGGCTCACGCTAGTCATTCCTGTTTCTGGCTCTTGGTAGTTCTGGTTCATTAAAGAATGTTTAACAGACCCCCTATGAGAAACCCAAACTGCTCATTCTCTTAAACTGAGAATATTTGTGAGTTTTCCCCTTacaatacagtactgtatatttagcAGAATTGGTTGCCCACTTGCTCATTTACCAGCTGGACATACACATTCTGTTATAAATAAAGCTGAGCAAGCATTTATGAAATGTATACCCTTTCATTTTTTGAATAAGAGTGAAGATTATGATCATAACTGTTGTCTATTTTCCTCATAGGTTTTGACACTATCATCACAGGTTTACAGTGGAGCCTTTTATACCTGATCAAGTTTACAGACATTCAAGCTAAAATCATCCAAGAGATAGGTAAAGATTCAAGATTCAGACCATTAAAACAATATTCTGTTTCTTCCAAACAAAACATCCTCTATGCATATCATTTTCTTCAGCTCTGCGACTGCATTCTCAAGAAATTGGATCTCCATTAGCTGTGGTTGGTTATGAGAGACACACGCGAAaccaaaaacaatataaaaatccgATCCATGATTTTGAAAGTCGTGCTTAGGAGATGTGCAAGAGTTATTAAGGCTTATGGC contains:
- the LOC130569619 gene encoding cytochrome P450 1A1 encodes the protein MFLEEIFCMSTSGVTVLLCVFSLLLLALRGQRRTCGTLPPGPRPWPLVGNLLQIGEQVHLSLTNLRVQYGDVFQMKMGSLVVVVLSGYSTVKEALVRQGEAFAGRPDFFSFSAIANGESMTFSEKYGEAWVLHKKICRNALKTFSQAEARDSSASCLLEEHICAEALEMVEALKEQGDEAGEEGIDPSILLVTSVANVVCALCFGKRYDYNDTEFLTIVNINTEVLRIFAAGNLADFFPIFRYLPSPSLRKMFQFINRMNDFMEHNIKEHLNTFDRNCIRDITDALIAMCEDRDEDGEKATLSNSQIVHSVIDIFGAGFDTIITGLQWSLLYLIKFTDIQAKIIQEIDNQVGMSRLPQFKDKPNMPYTEAFIYEVFRHASYVPFTIPHCTTENITFNGYFIPKDTCVFINQYQVNHDMEIWGDPESFRPERFLTQSGIVNKTLTEKVMIFGKGTRRCLGDNFARLEMFVFLTTLLHRLNIENVPGQELDLSSTFALTMKPKHFRIKISPRN